A part of Helicobacter fennelliae genomic DNA contains:
- a CDS encoding DUF5408 family protein, whose protein sequence is MNNKNNENLALSTAKRAMKIVIFVGMVVVVLLMINVYVLLNQITATAQMSKKLHTIEKTLESTLNTTDTTSQK, encoded by the coding sequence ATGAATAATAAAAACAACGAGAATCTTGCTCTTTCTACCGCAAAAAGAGCGATGAAAATAGTGATTTTTGTGGGAATGGTGGTTGTTGTGTTATTGATGATTAATGTCTATGTATTACTCAATCAAATCACAGCGACAGCACAAATGAGCAAAAAACTACACACAATCGAGAAAACCCTAGAATCTACTTTAAACACAACTGATACGACATCGCAAAAATAG
- a CDS encoding metal ABC transporter permease gives MDFFASYFVQNALIASFFLSISAGIIGSIIVANKNVFMAGGVAHSAFGGVGVALFFGVNALFGAMIAAVLMSLFMVYASFKHSGRLDTFIAAFWAFGMAVGIIFIDMASGYKINIESYLFGSLIFTTRQDLWFIIGFDIVLVCLVAMYYREILGILYDQEFCTLKNLKTHFFITMIFVLSSIGIVLGMRSGGLVLIISIVSIPAYIAMMMTRNFKWQLVVSTLLCLVFMWVGFFISYYYELASGACIVLCAMGAFIVAMCIKSLMQRIRYE, from the coding sequence GTGGATTTTTTTGCTTCTTATTTTGTCCAAAATGCGCTTATTGCTTCATTTTTCCTAAGCATAAGTGCTGGGATCATCGGCTCGATTATCGTTGCAAATAAAAATGTCTTTATGGCTGGAGGCGTGGCTCATTCGGCTTTTGGCGGGGTTGGCGTGGCATTATTTTTTGGGGTTAATGCGCTATTTGGAGCGATGATTGCGGCTGTTTTGATGTCGCTTTTTATGGTGTATGCAAGCTTTAAGCATAGTGGCAGGCTTGATACTTTTATCGCTGCTTTTTGGGCGTTTGGTATGGCTGTTGGGATTATTTTTATCGATATGGCTTCAGGATACAAAATCAATATCGAGAGTTATCTTTTTGGCTCTTTGATTTTTACGACAAGGCAGGATTTGTGGTTTATCATCGGGTTTGATATTGTGCTAGTTTGTCTTGTGGCGATGTATTATCGTGAGATTCTGGGGATTTTGTATGATCAAGAGTTTTGCACTCTCAAAAATCTCAAGACACATTTTTTTATCACGATGATTTTTGTGCTGAGTTCGATTGGGATTGTTTTGGGTATGCGATCTGGTGGGTTGGTTTTGATTATCTCAATCGTATCAATACCTGCGTATATTGCGATGATGATGACAAGGAATTTCAAATGGCAGCTTGTGGTATCAACCCTTTTGTGCCTTGTGTTTATGTGGGTGGGATTTTTTATCTCATATTATTATGAGCTTGCCTCTGGTGCGTGTATCGTGCTGTGTGCTATGGGTGCATTTATCGTGGCTATGTGTATCAAATCTCTTATGCAAAGGATAAGGTATGAATAA
- a CDS encoding FAD-dependent oxidoreductase, with protein sequence MDHESFDVVIIGGGVSGCATFWTLSEYSNVKSIAIVEKCSDLAMVSSNVRANSQTVHDGSIETNYTAQKAKKVKLSAQKVVNYALKHNLQNKVIYKTQKMAIGVGDKECEFIQKRHHEFLEVFPDLEWFDKGTIKQIEPNIILGVDRTNDRPENIVGSGYREAWCAMNFEALSKDFANRAQEKNPNNQVLLNFWVKSIKQNAQDGYTLTSKSGEVVHAKFVLVNAGSYSLVLAQTMQYGLNLGCLPVAGSFYFVPNLLRGKVYMVQNPKLPFAAVHGDPDIGVANRTRIGPTAIAMPKLERSKYWFSGISTDLAKVDFHREIFGVLLDLIKDPEIRAYVLKNIIFEIPFFGKREFLKDARKLIPSLRVGDLEYAKGYGEVRPQVVDRSAKKLELGEKKIITNKGITFNMTPSPGATSCLQNAYIDALEITKYLNATFDTTRFLQDLSPEEL encoded by the coding sequence ATGGATCATGAGAGTTTTGATGTTGTAATCATTGGTGGAGGGGTTTCTGGTTGTGCTACATTTTGGACATTGAGTGAATATAGCAATGTAAAAAGTATAGCGATTGTCGAAAAATGCAGTGATTTGGCAATGGTAAGCTCAAATGTAAGGGCAAATTCGCAAACCGTGCATGATGGATCAATAGAGACAAATTATACAGCCCAAAAAGCAAAAAAAGTCAAACTTTCTGCGCAAAAAGTCGTTAATTACGCGCTCAAGCACAATCTACAAAATAAAGTGATTTATAAAACACAAAAAATGGCGATTGGGGTTGGCGATAAAGAATGTGAATTTATACAGAAACGACATCATGAGTTTTTGGAGGTTTTTCCTGATTTGGAATGGTTTGATAAGGGGACTATCAAACAAATTGAGCCAAATATCATTTTGGGGGTAGATAGAACAAACGATAGACCTGAAAACATTGTCGGATCGGGGTATCGTGAGGCGTGGTGCGCGATGAATTTTGAAGCTTTAAGCAAGGACTTTGCAAATCGAGCTCAAGAAAAAAATCCAAACAACCAAGTTTTGCTTAATTTTTGGGTTAAAAGTATCAAGCAAAACGCACAAGATGGCTATACGCTCACTTCAAAAAGTGGTGAAGTCGTGCATGCAAAATTTGTGCTTGTCAATGCGGGCTCTTATTCGCTTGTTTTGGCTCAAACTATGCAATATGGGCTTAATTTAGGCTGTTTGCCTGTGGCTGGGAGTTTTTATTTTGTGCCAAATTTATTGCGTGGAAAAGTCTATATGGTGCAGAATCCAAAATTACCATTTGCCGCAGTGCATGGCGATCCAGATATAGGCGTGGCAAATCGCACAAGGATTGGACCTACGGCTATTGCTATGCCAAAGCTTGAGAGAAGTAAGTATTGGTTTAGCGGGATTAGCACGGATTTGGCTAAGGTGGATTTTCATAGAGAGATTTTTGGGGTATTGCTTGATCTGATAAAAGATCCAGAAATCCGCGCGTATGTGCTTAAAAATATTATTTTTGAGATTCCATTTTTTGGCAAACGCGAATTTTTAAAAGACGCAAGAAAGCTTATACCATCACTTCGAGTTGGGGATTTAGAATACGCAAAAGGCTATGGGGAAGTGCGTCCTCAAGTTGTCGATAGAAGTGCCAAAAAACTAGAGCTTGGCGAGAAAAAAATCATCACAAATAAAGGCATTACATTTAATATGACGCCATCTCCGGGGGCGACAAGTTGCCTGCAAAATGCCTATATTGATGCGTTGGAAATCACTAAATATCTCAATGCTACTTTTGATACGACAAGATTTTTGCAAGATCTCTCACCTGAAGAATTATAG
- a CDS encoding metal ABC transporter ATP-binding protein, producing the protein MHKTQEQILELKDVSFWYEREKVLEHINLKLYQNDFLAIIGPNGGGKTTLIKLIIGLLKPKSGEIIHYIDTQIGYVPQDTNLNSDFPIQVIDVVLMGFFERRWFGFRPNPHQKQQAFAYLEKLGIANLAYKKMNELSGGQRQRVLIARALCGDPKLIVLDEPTSSIDKIIQKEIYESLKKINKFHTIIAISHDISVLFGYANRVLFIDKKATLRDMARLGESKDNMSDFTILSHFGVGDKEKK; encoded by the coding sequence ATGCATAAAACACAAGAGCAGATTCTAGAATTAAAAGATGTGAGCTTTTGGTATGAGAGAGAAAAAGTCTTAGAGCATATCAATCTTAAGCTATATCAAAATGATTTTTTGGCTATTATCGGACCAAATGGAGGAGGCAAAACAACGCTTATAAAGCTTATCATTGGGCTTTTAAAGCCTAAAAGCGGAGAAATCATACATTATATAGATACGCAAATTGGCTATGTGCCACAAGATACAAATCTCAATAGTGATTTTCCGATTCAAGTTATTGATGTTGTATTGATGGGGTTTTTTGAGAGAAGATGGTTTGGCTTTCGTCCAAATCCTCACCAAAAACAGCAAGCATTTGCATATCTTGAAAAGCTTGGTATCGCAAATCTTGCATACAAAAAAATGAATGAGCTTTCTGGCGGGCAAAGGCAGAGGGTTTTGATAGCTCGCGCTCTTTGTGGTGATCCAAAGCTCATCGTGCTTGATGAGCCGACTTCAAGCATTGATAAAATAATCCAAAAAGAAATCTATGAGAGTTTAAAAAAGATTAATAAGTTTCATACTATAATAGCAATCAGTCACGATATATCAGTTTTATTTGGCTATGCAAATCGGGTATTGTTTATCGATAAAAAGGCAACTTTAAGGGATATGGCACGATTGGGTGAGAGCAAAGACAATATGAGTGATTTTACTATTTTAAGTCATTTTGGTGTTGGCGATAAGGAGAAAAAATAA
- a CDS encoding metal ABC transporter solute-binding protein, Zn/Mn family, whose translation MRVFLGMAFGICVMLAEINVVVSVAPQEYFIKAIAKDRAKVSIMVPQGIVPETFEPSPKEAQIIQKAHLFFGVGMDYEEEWIKRFSTLNASLRYINLADKILSKNNENYTKSDIHTHHDPHIWISLNLAQMQAQEICDVFIKLDSAYKDFYMQNLNDFLAQIAVMQTDFKQIFLESHTKTFIVIHPGFGYLAKEFGLREVALELDGKETKTKRLDEIVRLIRKENIKRLFSQPQFDPATINQIASMLGLEVVILDPLRADWADNMYEIARKIAYQ comes from the coding sequence ATGAGAGTTTTTTTGGGTATGGCGTTTGGTATTTGTGTGATGCTAGCAGAGATTAATGTCGTAGTGAGTGTGGCTCCGCAAGAGTATTTCATCAAAGCAATTGCCAAAGATCGGGCAAAAGTAAGCATTATGGTGCCTCAAGGAATCGTGCCAGAAACCTTTGAGCCATCGCCAAAAGAGGCGCAAATCATTCAAAAAGCGCATTTGTTTTTTGGTGTGGGAATGGATTATGAAGAAGAGTGGATAAAACGATTTAGCACGCTTAATGCGTCATTGCGCTATATCAATCTCGCTGATAAAATACTTTCCAAAAACAACGAGAACTACACAAAGAGCGATATTCACACTCATCACGATCCGCATATTTGGATCTCGCTCAATCTCGCACAAATGCAAGCACAAGAGATTTGTGATGTATTTATTAAGCTAGATTCTGCTTACAAAGACTTCTATATGCAAAATCTCAATGATTTTTTGGCGCAAATTGCAGTAATGCAGACAGATTTTAAGCAGATTTTTTTAGAATCTCATACCAAAACTTTTATTGTCATTCACCCGGGTTTTGGGTATTTAGCCAAAGAATTTGGACTTAGGGAAGTCGCTTTGGAACTTGATGGCAAAGAGACAAAGACAAAGCGACTTGATGAGATTGTGCGCCTTATCCGCAAAGAAAATATAAAGCGATTGTTTTCACAGCCGCAATTTGACCCCGCTACAATCAATCAAATCGCCTCTATGCTAGGACTAGAAGTGGTGATCTTAGATCCATTGAGAGCGGATTGGGCGGATAATATGTATGAGATCGCAAGAAAAATCGCCTATCAGTGA
- a CDS encoding NlpC/P60 family protein, protein MAKFKDFCRHARADYAFDSTKQWAHIQTNFVYGWVRVDDLAYISDDQIALLMDTKQSTTLHYITPNTDNIGLYSQKGDFVGLARIGQIFRIATNQPKSHQDTKLVYVFSRESNGSLQISLAQVRDSDFSEFPQKLTPYAMAEILNTMIGDKYGWGGYLGNRDCSAFVRDSFGYFGVYLPRNSQAQAHYAKNMIDLRTKSREEKERYIIENATPFATILWLKGHIMIYLGTYNNKAIVAHSVWSVSTSTIFSKTQNMFGGVVISTLYAGAENNGRFSHTLLVDRILGMSDLYMYMEGL, encoded by the coding sequence TTGGCAAAATTCAAGGATTTTTGCAGGCACGCCCGTGCTGATTACGCTTTTGATAGCACAAAACAATGGGCGCATATTCAGACAAATTTCGTGTATGGCTGGGTGAGGGTTGATGATCTTGCTTATATTAGCGATGATCAAATCGCACTTCTTATGGATACAAAGCAAAGCACTACACTGCATTACATTACGCCAAATACCGATAATATAGGGCTTTATAGTCAAAAGGGTGATTTTGTAGGATTGGCTCGAATCGGACAGATTTTTAGGATTGCTACTAATCAGCCAAAATCACATCAAGACACAAAGCTTGTATATGTGTTTTCAAGAGAATCTAATGGCTCATTGCAAATCTCGTTGGCTCAAGTGAGGGATTCTGACTTTAGCGAATTTCCACAAAAGCTCACCCCTTATGCAATGGCAGAGATTCTCAATACCATGATAGGCGATAAATATGGTTGGGGTGGATATTTGGGTAATCGTGATTGCTCGGCTTTTGTGCGAGATAGCTTTGGGTATTTTGGTGTGTATTTGCCTAGGAATTCTCAAGCTCAAGCTCATTATGCAAAAAATATGATTGATTTACGCACAAAAAGTCGCGAAGAAAAAGAGCGATACATCATAGAAAACGCCACGCCATTTGCGACTATTTTATGGCTTAAGGGACATATTATGATTTATCTTGGGACATACAATAATAAAGCCATTGTCGCTCATAGTGTTTGGAGTGTCAGCACTTCTACGATATTTAGCAAAACCCAAAATATGTTTGGCGGGGTTGTGATCTCTACTTTGTATGCAGGAGCAGAAAATAATGGTAGATTCTCGCATACATTGCTAGTTGATCGGATTTTGGGAATGTCTGATTTATATATGTATATGGAGGGATTATGA
- a CDS encoding NlpC/P60 family N-terminal domain-containing protein: MRTKRRFLLATCYVLASYAFVGWVLAGCAKHTTTKIPQDLTELSQDARVYVSQSYKISQEQSAKLAELYFKLWSQPWNDMEINPHTNEVFWMLDSLLKNPGFGENLLPNSLDFTQRIYQDMEIDTYPNAKTKAIIVRESDARAVPTDKPYFKSKDGYPFDRWQNSRIFAGTPVLITLLIAQNNGRIFRQISCMAG; the protein is encoded by the coding sequence ATGAGGACAAAAAGACGTTTTTTACTTGCTACTTGCTATGTTTTGGCGAGTTATGCTTTTGTGGGTTGGGTTTTGGCAGGGTGCGCAAAACACACCACGACAAAAATTCCACAAGATTTAACAGAACTCTCTCAAGATGCGCGCGTGTATGTCTCTCAAAGCTATAAAATCTCGCAAGAGCAGAGCGCAAAGCTTGCGGAGTTGTATTTCAAGCTTTGGTCCCAGCCTTGGAATGATATGGAGATAAATCCGCACACAAATGAAGTGTTTTGGATGCTTGATAGTTTGCTTAAAAATCCTGGTTTTGGCGAGAATCTATTGCCAAATTCGCTTGATTTTACACAGCGCATTTATCAAGATATGGAGATTGATACTTATCCAAATGCCAAGACAAAAGCCATTATCGTGCGAGAATCTGATGCGCGCGCTGTGCCTACTGATAAGCCTTATTTCAAGTCAAAAGATGGCTATCCATTTGATCGTTGGCAAAATTCAAGGATTTTTGCAGGCACGCCCGTGCTGATTACGCTTTTGATAGCACAAAACAATGGGCGCATATTCAGACAAATTTCGTGTATGGCTGGGTGA
- a CDS encoding Spx/MgsR family RNA polymerase-binding regulatory protein translates to MKLYGIINCGSVKKAMNFLDSRHIKYEFIDLKKQPPHIDKITSWVKKAGVDVVLNTKGMTYKKLSLAKENLTQEQKIQKMSEFPLLIKRPVIEYNENLIIGFDEIHYQNIFG, encoded by the coding sequence ATGAAATTATATGGAATCATAAATTGCGGAAGTGTCAAAAAAGCGATGAATTTTTTAGATTCTAGGCATATCAAATATGAATTTATCGATCTAAAAAAGCAGCCACCACATATAGATAAGATCACATCATGGGTCAAAAAAGCAGGCGTTGATGTCGTGCTTAACACAAAAGGAATGACATATAAAAAACTCTCACTTGCCAAAGAAAACCTCACACAAGAGCAAAAAATCCAAAAAATGTCTGAATTTCCACTTCTTATCAAACGCCCAGTCATCGAATACAACGAGAATCTAATCATTGGATTTGATGAAATACATTACCAAAATATCTTTGGGTAA
- a CDS encoding low molecular weight protein-tyrosine-phosphatase — MKIVFVCLGNICRSPLAEGIAKHLYSGDKLVFSSAGTSGFHNGESVDSRSIAVAKAHNIDISHYTSKQVSVYGHSDVDLFVAMDRQNIANLIRLGFEPQKIKLLGDFGLGGVEVMDPYYAGGERFEEVYKLLESGIKNLLQEFA, encoded by the coding sequence ATGAAGATTGTATTTGTGTGTCTTGGAAACATTTGTCGCTCGCCATTGGCTGAAGGGATAGCAAAGCACTTGTATAGCGGCGATAAGCTTGTCTTTAGCTCGGCTGGGACTTCAGGATTTCATAATGGTGAGAGTGTAGATTCTCGATCGATTGCAGTGGCTAAGGCGCATAATATTGACATTTCGCATTACACAAGCAAGCAAGTGAGCGTATATGGGCATAGTGATGTGGATTTGTTTGTTGCTATGGATAGACAAAATATTGCTAATCTCATACGACTTGGCTTTGAACCTCAAAAAATTAAGCTTTTGGGAGATTTTGGCTTGGGTGGAGTGGAGGTTATGGATCCGTATTATGCTGGGGGCGAGAGATTTGAGGAGGTGTATAAGCTCCTTGAATCAGGAATCAAAAATCTATTACAGGAGTTTGCATGA